Proteins from one Roseofilum reptotaenium CS-1145 genomic window:
- a CDS encoding calcium-binding protein translates to MVAIIAPDDRDAILLGTADNDEILGKEGNDYLFGLEGNDCLTGSGGRDLLSGNTGNDSIIGGEGNDLCYGGQNDDLISGNDGNDFLYGDLGNDILNGDRGNDYFFGGEGNDTIQGGDGNDLILGGQGDDSLTGGAGNDFIWGGQSIINDMIDGGEGNDTLSGDRGGGILSGGPGADVYILRASLATDPRNRPLISGYQETDVIGLAGISVNDVAVTRTGRFEARIDQISTGAVIASIYGIDSSLIFNNQVRFLEVDVGLI, encoded by the coding sequence ATGGTAGCGATTATTGCACCCGATGACCGAGATGCCATCTTATTGGGAACAGCAGACAATGATGAAATCCTAGGAAAAGAAGGAAATGACTACTTGTTTGGTTTAGAAGGAAATGATTGTTTAACTGGTTCAGGGGGACGAGATTTACTCAGTGGTAATACCGGTAATGATTCGATTATCGGTGGTGAGGGTAACGATCTCTGTTATGGCGGACAAAATGATGATCTTATCAGTGGCAATGATGGGAATGATTTTCTCTATGGAGATTTGGGCAATGATATCCTAAATGGCGATCGCGGCAATGATTACTTTTTTGGCGGTGAAGGGAACGATACTATTCAAGGGGGTGATGGGAATGATTTGATTTTAGGGGGTCAAGGAGATGATTCGCTAACCGGAGGTGCAGGTAATGATTTTATCTGGGGTGGACAAAGTATAATCAACGATATGATTGATGGAGGAGAAGGGAATGATACCCTCAGTGGCGATCGCGGTGGCGGAATTTTGAGTGGGGGGCCAGGCGCTGATGTTTATATTTTACGGGCTTCTCTAGCAACCGATCCGAGAAATAGACCCCTGATTTCTGGTTATCAAGAAACTGATGTGATTGGTTTAGCAGGAATTAGTGTTAATGATGTTGCAGTCACCCGAACCGGTCGTTTTGAAGCCAGAATCGATCAAATTAGCACAGGTGCAGTGATTGCTTCAATCTATGGTATCGATTCGAGTTTAATCTTCAACAACCAAGTGAGATTTCTAGAAGTGGATGTGGGATTGATTTGA
- the mutL gene encoding DNA mismatch repair endonuclease MutL: protein MDSPVPTIQSLPPDVVHRIAAGEVIDSISAVVRELVENALDAGATRLEIEIWPRQWRVRVADNGQGMNREDLIQAARSHTTSKIHTITDLDRITSLGFRGEALHSLAQLSQLEIWSRGSAGEGWQVKYNALGEPDIIDAVAIAPGTIVEISHLFETWALRRQGFPSPPQQLRAIQTLIQDIALCHPHIAWKVSQDSRPWFTISPGKNAQSILPQLLRDVQVNDLCFREIALEQEGLNPESDNLELVLGLPDRCHRGKPDWVKISVNGRLVQCPELENTAIAAMSRTVPNKRYPVCFLHLHLSCDRIDWNRHPAKSQIYLHPLKPLQEAVQQAISDALKLSDITLPQAVHQERVGRLLKASEKSGSYQVSPKSNAPTPLELKAVAQVRQTYIVAEHPGGLWLVEQHIAHERILYEELCDRWQLVPLDPPIILNHLTPKEIEQLIRIGLDVDPFGEGLHAIRNAPQLLQQREDCAEALRELAAGGDLETAQVATACRSAIRNGTPLSIPEMQDILDRWQRTRNPHTCPHGRPIYLSLEETSLARFFRRHWVIGKSHGIQER, encoded by the coding sequence ATCGATTCTCCTGTCCCTACTATCCAATCCTTACCGCCAGATGTGGTACATCGGATCGCTGCGGGTGAGGTGATTGACTCGATCTCCGCCGTGGTTCGAGAATTAGTGGAAAATGCCCTTGATGCGGGTGCGACGCGCCTGGAAATCGAGATTTGGCCGCGACAATGGCGTGTCAGAGTGGCTGATAATGGTCAAGGAATGAATCGAGAAGATCTCATTCAAGCCGCGCGATCGCATACGACCAGTAAAATTCATACCATTACCGATCTCGATCGCATTACCAGTTTAGGCTTTCGCGGTGAAGCGCTCCATAGTTTAGCCCAACTTTCCCAACTGGAAATCTGGAGTCGGGGCAGTGCAGGGGAAGGATGGCAGGTAAAGTATAACGCTTTGGGGGAACCGGATATCATTGATGCGGTGGCGATCGCCCCTGGTACAATCGTAGAGATTTCCCATCTATTTGAAACTTGGGCGCTCCGTCGTCAAGGGTTTCCCTCTCCTCCCCAACAACTGCGAGCCATTCAAACCCTCATTCAAGATATTGCCCTCTGTCATCCTCATATTGCCTGGAAAGTCAGCCAAGACTCGCGCCCCTGGTTTACCATTAGTCCAGGCAAAAATGCCCAATCCATTCTGCCCCAACTGCTGCGGGATGTACAGGTGAACGATCTCTGCTTTCGGGAAATTGCCCTAGAGCAGGAGGGACTGAATCCAGAATCAGATAACTTAGAATTAGTCTTAGGCTTACCCGATCGCTGTCATCGCGGTAAACCCGATTGGGTGAAAATTTCCGTTAATGGGCGTTTGGTGCAATGTCCGGAACTGGAAAATACGGCGATCGCCGCCATGAGTCGCACCGTACCCAACAAACGCTACCCGGTGTGCTTTCTCCATTTGCATCTTTCTTGCGATCGTATTGACTGGAACCGTCATCCTGCTAAATCTCAAATCTATCTGCACCCCCTCAAACCGCTCCAAGAAGCCGTGCAACAAGCTATTTCTGATGCTCTAAAGCTCAGTGATATTACCTTGCCTCAAGCCGTCCACCAAGAGCGAGTCGGCCGACTGCTCAAAGCCTCGGAAAAGTCTGGTTCCTATCAAGTTTCGCCAAAATCCAATGCCCCCACGCCTTTAGAACTCAAGGCAGTTGCTCAAGTGCGCCAAACCTATATTGTCGCAGAGCATCCAGGAGGACTGTGGTTAGTCGAGCAACATATTGCCCATGAGCGGATTTTATACGAGGAATTGTGCGATCGCTGGCAACTCGTTCCCCTCGATCCCCCCATCATCCTCAACCACCTCACCCCCAAAGAAATCGAACAACTCATCCGTATCGGTTTAGACGTAGACCCCTTTGGCGAAGGTCTGCACGCCATTCGTAACGCTCCCCAACTCCTCCAACAACGGGAGGATTGCGCCGAAGCCCTGCGGGAACTTGCCGCCGGAGGCGACCTAGAAACAGCTCAAGTTGCTACAGCCTGCCGCAGTGCCATCCGCAACGGTACCCCCCTGAGCATACCGGAAATGCAAGATATCTTAGATCGGTGGCAAAGAACCCGCAATCCCCACACCTGCCCCCATGGTCGCCCCATATACCTGTCTCTAGAGGAAACCTCCCTAGCCCGATTTTTCCGCCGCCATTGGGTGATTGGTAAAAGTCATGGGATTCAGGAACGTTAA
- a CDS encoding Rne/Rng family ribonuclease — protein MPKQIIIAEQHRLAAVFEEDQIQELVVATGSHQVGDIYLGSVENVLPGIDAAFVNIGDAQRNGFIHVTDLGPLRLKRGSGTITELLVPQQKVLVQVMKEPTGSKGPRLTGNITMPGRYLVLMPYGRGVNLSRRIMGSQERSRLRALAILIKPTGMGLLVRTEAQGMAEEAIMEDLEELLGRWESILAEASSAVPPALLGRDDDFIVRVLRDMYTNDVNRIVVDSHTGLKRVKQQIINWNAGKIPPGILIDHHREKNSILEYFRVNAAIREALKPRVDLPSGGYVIIEPTEALTVIDVNSGSFTSSATARETVLWTNCEAATEIARQLRLRNIAGVIIVDFIDMDSRKDQLKVLQHFEEALLADKARPQVAQLSELGLVELTRKRQGQNIYELFGHTCKVCNGLGHLATLPGELEEPPSALPDRSYTVGRETPTPERFTETPAPTLKPDFSNDFGSSSESGSSYGEPSSLRSSAGMDEMGEGFAADEEAIARRTRRRRPETKDSGGYGYQEPSYRSGADFSVTTLHEGSRPSDVRFSSRKDYWDKPTNPRKRIGGRSIEAPPEVVKVPMTGEEQNIYALMGISPLVLLPDGENKNPKATIVQVSSVDAHDSEGSTVTLVATPEIREEISPDSEETAKEEGNWGWMSPTLEQKDLNSPTSQEEALDEGSVAEEETDEEIPEPRRRRRRRSSADSE, from the coding sequence ATGCCAAAGCAAATTATTATCGCCGAGCAGCATAGATTAGCTGCTGTTTTTGAAGAAGATCAAATCCAAGAACTTGTAGTCGCCACAGGAAGTCATCAAGTTGGAGACATTTATCTCGGTAGCGTAGAGAACGTCTTACCCGGTATTGATGCGGCTTTTGTGAATATTGGCGATGCCCAAAGAAATGGATTTATTCATGTGACCGATCTCGGCCCTCTGAGGCTCAAACGAGGCTCAGGAACGATTACGGAGCTACTGGTTCCCCAACAAAAGGTACTGGTGCAGGTGATGAAGGAACCCACGGGTTCTAAGGGGCCGCGCTTAACCGGTAACATTACCATGCCCGGTCGTTATTTGGTGCTGATGCCCTATGGACGAGGGGTGAACCTATCCCGGCGAATAATGGGGTCTCAGGAGCGATCTCGTCTACGTGCCCTAGCAATCCTGATTAAACCGACGGGGATGGGTTTGCTCGTGCGCACCGAAGCCCAAGGTATGGCCGAAGAAGCCATTATGGAAGACCTAGAAGAATTACTAGGTCGTTGGGAATCGATTTTAGCTGAAGCGAGTTCCGCCGTTCCCCCAGCCTTATTGGGTCGAGATGATGATTTTATTGTCCGCGTCCTTCGGGATATGTACACCAATGATGTCAATCGCATTGTGGTAGACTCCCATACCGGTCTTAAGCGGGTGAAACAACAAATTATTAACTGGAATGCTGGTAAAATCCCGCCGGGTATCTTGATTGACCATCACCGGGAAAAGAACTCGATTTTGGAATATTTCCGGGTGAATGCAGCCATTCGGGAAGCGCTCAAACCCAGGGTAGACTTGCCTTCCGGAGGCTACGTAATTATTGAGCCAACGGAAGCCTTAACGGTGATTGATGTGAACTCTGGCTCGTTTACCAGTTCAGCCACTGCTCGTGAAACCGTACTGTGGACAAACTGCGAAGCAGCCACCGAAATCGCCCGTCAACTGCGTCTCCGTAATATTGCTGGTGTGATTATTGTCGATTTTATTGACATGGACTCCCGCAAAGATCAGTTAAAGGTGCTGCAACATTTTGAAGAAGCCCTCTTAGCAGATAAGGCTCGCCCCCAAGTAGCCCAACTTTCAGAGTTGGGTTTAGTCGAATTAACCCGTAAACGCCAAGGGCAAAATATTTATGAGCTATTTGGCCATACCTGCAAAGTGTGTAATGGTTTAGGCCATTTGGCTACTCTGCCAGGAGAACTCGAAGAGCCTCCCTCTGCTTTACCCGATCGCTCCTATACTGTAGGACGGGAAACGCCAACTCCAGAGCGCTTTACTGAAACTCCAGCTCCCACGCTTAAGCCAGACTTTTCTAATGATTTTGGCTCTAGCTCTGAGTCTGGCTCCAGTTATGGAGAACCCTCATCCCTGCGAAGTTCTGCGGGTATGGATGAGATGGGAGAAGGCTTTGCAGCCGATGAGGAGGCGATCGCCAGACGGACTCGCCGCCGCCGACCGGAGACCAAAGATTCAGGCGGATATGGGTATCAGGAACCGTCCTATCGCAGTGGCGCTGATTTTTCAGTCACCACTCTCCATGAAGGATCGCGGCCTTCTGATGTTCGCTTCTCCTCTCGCAAAGATTATTGGGATAAACCCACTAATCCCCGTAAACGTATCGGGGGACGATCGATCGAGGCTCCTCCAGAGGTGGTCAAGGTTCCCATGACCGGTGAAGAGCAAAATATCTATGCTTTAATGGGCATTTCCCCTCTGGTGTTGTTGCCGGATGGAGAAAACAAAAACCCAAAAGCAACCATTGTCCAGGTTAGTTCAGTAGATGCCCATGATTCTGAGGGTTCAACTGTAACCCTGGTAGCGACTCCAGAGATTCGGGAAGAGATCTCCCCAGATTCAGAGGAAACGGCTAAAGAAGAAGGCAATTGGGGATGGATGTCTCCGACTCTGGAACAGAAAGACCTGAATAGCCCAACTTCACAGGAAGAAGCGCTCGATGAGGGAAGTGTTGCGGAAGAGGAGACGGATGAGGAAATCCCAGAACCTCGTCGCCGTCGTCGCCGTCGCTCTTCTGCGGATTCAGAATAA
- a CDS encoding esterase/lipase family protein has product MSNSRNPVVLIHGIFRKAYVFNRMAKYLKERGWEVHRFDVVPNTSIVGLDQLALQIKTYVDQTFAPDQPIDLVGLSMGGLVSRYYVQRLGGLDKIQRFITISSPHHGTYLAYLLPFIGCVQMRPGSGFLADLNADMHKLEQVKFSSLWTPYDFVIVPAQSSQMPVGKNVKLSVFPHAMMVRSNSTLVTVAKALTDKL; this is encoded by the coding sequence ATGTCAAACTCCCGTAATCCCGTAGTGCTCATTCATGGTATTTTTCGTAAAGCCTATGTATTTAACCGCATGGCAAAATACCTAAAAGAGCGCGGATGGGAAGTCCATCGATTTGATGTAGTCCCCAACACCTCAATTGTGGGATTAGATCAACTAGCCCTACAAATTAAAACCTATGTCGATCAAACCTTTGCCCCCGATCAACCCATTGATTTAGTCGGCTTAAGCATGGGGGGCTTAGTCAGTCGCTATTATGTCCAGCGCTTGGGAGGACTGGATAAAATTCAACGATTTATCACCATTTCTTCTCCCCATCATGGGACTTATCTGGCTTATTTATTGCCGTTTATTGGTTGTGTACAAATGCGTCCGGGGAGTGGATTTTTAGCCGATTTAAATGCAGATATGCACAAGTTAGAGCAAGTCAAGTTTAGTTCTCTTTGGACTCCCTACGATTTTGTCATTGTGCCAGCACAAAGTTCACAAATGCCTGTGGGCAAAAATGTTAAGCTGTCTGTATTCCCCCATGCGATGATGGTACGCAGCAACAGTACGTTGGTTACCGTAGCAAAAGCCCTGACAGATAAACTGTAA
- a CDS encoding serine/threonine-protein kinase: protein MVWQTGHQLQDGQYTIARKLGEGGFGITYLAQTQTGDNVVIKTLNEKIRNHKNFEKCQQDFLNEALWIAKSSHPHIVRVEELIQEDHLWCIVLEYIEGTNLGTLVDTEGALPEAEALHYIQQIGDALNTVHHQGFLHRDIKPLNILRRKGEASTTLIDFGMARKFMPNLVQGHTTYVSRGFAPIEQYDWQSFRGPYTDVYALAATLYALLTEEVPESATNRDRHVARKQSDPLIPPQEINPVISDRINTAILAGMALEPEDRPQSIEQWFDLLGIVLISPPWQAPPPINDTERKWSSAVGMDYSTLEQLLAAGDWQGADRQTDQILLEISDRTLEGSLTEEEVKYLPGRDLRTLDRLWVHYSNGHFGLSVQNRIWRSLDKNYEEFGDRVGWRSPDHSWLAYVKLTFNLGAPQGHLPTWGRRGRLWPYLGSRLKRCGL, encoded by the coding sequence ATGGTGTGGCAAACGGGACATCAACTCCAAGATGGTCAATATACGATCGCAAGGAAACTCGGTGAAGGCGGATTTGGGATCACCTATCTTGCCCAAACCCAAACCGGCGACAATGTGGTGATTAAAACGCTCAACGAGAAGATCCGCAATCACAAAAACTTCGAGAAATGTCAGCAAGACTTTCTCAATGAAGCTCTATGGATTGCCAAATCGTCCCATCCCCATATTGTTCGCGTTGAAGAGTTGATCCAGGAAGATCACTTATGGTGTATCGTACTAGAGTACATTGAAGGAACCAATTTGGGTACTCTAGTAGATACTGAAGGAGCCTTACCTGAAGCCGAAGCCCTCCACTATATCCAACAAATTGGGGATGCTCTGAATACCGTCCATCATCAAGGGTTTTTGCATCGGGATATCAAACCGCTAAATATTTTACGGCGCAAGGGTGAAGCTTCAACCACACTCATCGACTTTGGCATGGCTCGTAAATTTATGCCTAATTTAGTTCAAGGTCATACCACCTATGTGAGTCGAGGCTTTGCGCCCATAGAACAGTATGACTGGCAATCCTTTCGGGGCCCTTACACCGATGTCTACGCGTTAGCAGCGACCCTCTATGCACTGTTAACTGAAGAAGTGCCAGAGTCGGCAACTAACCGCGATCGCCACGTGGCTCGCAAGCAAAGCGATCCCCTCATTCCTCCCCAGGAAATTAATCCAGTAATTAGCGATCGCATCAATACCGCTATCTTAGCCGGCATGGCCCTCGAACCTGAAGACCGGCCCCAGTCTATCGAACAATGGTTTGATCTATTGGGAATTGTCCTCATTTCCCCTCCTTGGCAAGCCCCCCCTCCCATCAATGATACCGAGCGTAAATGGAGTTCTGCGGTAGGCATGGACTATAGTACTTTAGAACAACTCCTCGCTGCTGGAGACTGGCAGGGGGCTGATCGCCAAACCGACCAGATTTTGCTCGAAATCAGCGATCGCACCTTAGAAGGCAGCCTTACGGAAGAGGAAGTAAAATACCTCCCCGGTCGAGATTTGCGAACCCTTGACCGCTTATGGGTGCATTATAGTAACGGTCACTTTGGGTTGAGTGTCCAAAACCGCATTTGGCGGTCTTTAGACAAAAACTACGAAGAATTCGGCGATCGCGTCGGTTGGCGATCGCCCGACCATTCGTGGTTAGCCTACGTCAAGCTTACCTTCAATCTTGGCGCTCCCCAGGGCCATCTTCCCACTTGGGGAAGACGGGGGCGCTTATGGCCCTACCTAGGATCGCGACTCAAGCGCTGTGGACTATAG
- a CDS encoding ribonuclease HII translates to MDRVIRVAGIDEVGRGSLFGPVVAAAVMISPEVERQLQDLGVRDSKMLSHRKRQTLLGVIKDLALDCQLGVASVAEIDRFNILQASLLAMKRAVLKLAEVPGVCLVDGCHEIPQLDRVQRTVVKGDRTEVAIAAASIVAKVWRDELITRLDPLFPHYDLRANKGYGTKKHRLAIAQFGPSCLHRRSFKLKSFQAQ, encoded by the coding sequence TTGGATCGAGTTATTCGAGTGGCAGGTATTGATGAGGTGGGCCGAGGTTCGCTCTTCGGCCCAGTGGTGGCTGCTGCTGTGATGATCTCACCTGAAGTAGAGCGTCAATTGCAAGATTTGGGAGTCAGAGATAGTAAGATGTTGAGCCACCGAAAGCGACAGACCTTATTGGGAGTTATTAAAGACTTGGCTCTTGATTGTCAATTGGGTGTTGCATCGGTGGCAGAAATCGATCGATTTAATATTTTACAGGCATCGTTGTTAGCGATGAAGCGGGCGGTGCTGAAACTCGCGGAGGTTCCCGGAGTGTGTTTGGTGGATGGCTGCCATGAGATTCCCCAGTTAGACAGGGTTCAGAGGACAGTGGTGAAGGGCGATCGGACGGAGGTGGCGATCGCCGCTGCCAGCATCGTTGCTAAGGTCTGGCGTGATGAATTGATCACTCGCTTAGATCCGTTGTTTCCTCACTACGATCTGAGGGCGAATAAGGGCTATGGCACCAAGAAACACCGCCTGGCGATCGCCCAGTTTGGCCCCTCTTGTTTGCATCGGCGATCGTTTAAACTCAAGTCATTCCAGGCTCAATAA
- the hisG gene encoding ATP phosphoribosyltransferase, whose translation MLTVAIPKGALLKETIQLLQQVGLDFSAFLDSSNRQLQIVDPTGTMKGLLVRAQDVPVYVEYGQAQLGIVGYDVLREKKSAVAQLANLGFGYCRMSVAVKQSSPYQDVLDLPAHCRVASKSVNCAREYFHGLDLPVEIIPLYGSVELGPITDMSEAIVDLVSTGKTLKENGLVEIKKLFDSTAYLIAHPLSYRLNVEGIDHWMTQLRGTAMNTYN comes from the coding sequence ATGCTTACCGTTGCCATCCCCAAAGGGGCATTACTCAAAGAAACGATTCAACTGCTCCAGCAAGTCGGCCTCGATTTTAGTGCCTTTCTGGACTCCAGTAACCGTCAACTGCAAATTGTCGATCCGACGGGAACAATGAAAGGGCTATTGGTTCGTGCCCAAGATGTGCCCGTTTATGTCGAATATGGACAAGCCCAATTGGGTATTGTGGGCTATGATGTACTGCGCGAAAAGAAATCAGCCGTTGCCCAACTTGCCAATCTCGGTTTTGGCTATTGCCGCATGTCTGTGGCAGTGAAACAGTCGAGTCCTTATCAAGATGTACTCGATTTACCGGCCCATTGCCGAGTTGCGTCTAAATCAGTCAATTGTGCCAGGGAATACTTTCATGGTTTAGACTTACCGGTGGAGATTATCCCGTTGTATGGTTCAGTAGAACTCGGTCCGATTACTGATATGTCAGAGGCAATCGTCGATTTAGTCTCTACGGGCAAAACCTTAAAGGAAAACGGGTTAGTGGAAATTAAGAAGTTATTTGATAGTACGGCTTATCTGATTGCCCATCCCCTCAGTTATCGCCTGAATGTGGAAGGCATCGATCATTGGATGACCCAATTACGGGGCACGGCAATGAACACTTATAATTAA
- a CDS encoding ATP-binding protein has protein sequence MKISTKFLASSVAVIGSIAIGMGSSIMVVNQAEESLSKRRQINRQYLSGMFELHRNLEEQVVSLKDFVILDQSPANFQKYEKAHSKFLLHLDELSLGLPNSSEIEILRRRHNDLHQLSKRLTHSQDITKQKQDLKSINWFAADINFSLKSLVEYVHTMELQTEQSAAQLKRDNRIFQALLIVGLSFVVFWQWKWIILPVIESLDQLQYGTKKIGKGELNYRLNIITGDEIESVANTFNNMAEQLSDSYQMMEQKVIDRTTELEESNRQLKMVLAELKETQSQLIQNEKMSSLGQMIAGIAHEINNPVNFVYGNLNYCEQYINDLIYLINQYQKDYPQPSQGVQAVFEEIDLEFLKKDIKDILNSMKAGAIRIRDIVKSLRTFSRLDEAERKEVDIHEGIESTLMILQHRIKPNPDLGGIEIVKDYGDLPRVECYASQLNQVFMNVLANAIDALEDRVNSEQPGQITIVTQVTENRFLQIQIRDNGPGIDETTQDRLFDPFFTTKPVGKGTGLGLSISYQIVVNQHKGQLYYQSQLGEGTAFIIEIPCTQQMLISNPS, from the coding sequence ATGAAAATTTCTACCAAATTTCTTGCATCTTCAGTTGCTGTTATTGGGTCAATTGCCATCGGTATGGGGAGCAGTATTATGGTTGTGAATCAAGCTGAAGAATCATTATCTAAACGTCGTCAGATTAACCGTCAATATCTTTCGGGAATGTTTGAATTACATCGCAATTTAGAAGAGCAGGTTGTTTCCCTCAAAGATTTTGTCATCCTGGATCAATCTCCAGCTAACTTCCAGAAATATGAAAAAGCTCACTCAAAGTTTCTTTTGCATTTGGATGAATTATCTCTTGGATTACCGAATTCTAGCGAAATTGAAATCTTACGTCGTCGTCATAATGATTTACATCAGTTAAGCAAAAGATTAACCCATTCCCAAGACATCACGAAGCAAAAACAAGATTTAAAATCCATTAATTGGTTTGCCGCAGACATTAATTTTTCTTTGAAATCATTAGTTGAATACGTTCATACGATGGAATTGCAAACAGAACAGTCTGCGGCTCAACTCAAGAGAGATAACCGCATTTTTCAAGCTCTATTGATCGTCGGATTATCTTTTGTTGTTTTCTGGCAATGGAAATGGATTATTTTACCGGTTATTGAATCCCTCGATCAACTTCAGTATGGGACTAAAAAAATTGGGAAAGGAGAACTCAATTATCGTCTTAATATCATCACTGGTGACGAAATTGAGTCCGTAGCCAACACGTTCAATAATATGGCGGAACAACTATCGGATTCGTACCAAATGATGGAACAAAAGGTTATTGATCGAACTACGGAACTAGAAGAGAGCAATCGCCAGTTAAAGATGGTGCTAGCCGAGCTTAAAGAGACTCAATCTCAATTAATCCAAAATGAAAAAATGTCTAGCTTAGGGCAAATGATTGCAGGGATTGCCCATGAAATTAATAATCCAGTTAACTTTGTTTATGGCAATCTTAATTATTGCGAACAATATATTAACGATCTTATCTATTTGATCAATCAGTATCAGAAAGATTACCCTCAGCCAAGTCAAGGCGTACAAGCAGTCTTTGAGGAAATCGATCTGGAATTTTTGAAAAAAGATATTAAAGACATTTTGAATTCAATGAAAGCAGGGGCTATCCGAATTCGAGATATTGTCAAATCGCTACGGACGTTTTCTCGTCTTGATGAAGCAGAAAGGAAAGAAGTAGATATTCATGAAGGGATTGAAAGTACTTTGATGATTTTGCAGCACCGTATCAAGCCGAACCCTGATTTGGGAGGAATTGAAATTGTTAAAGACTATGGAGATTTGCCTAGGGTGGAATGTTATGCCAGTCAGTTAAATCAGGTGTTTATGAATGTCTTAGCTAATGCAATTGATGCCTTAGAAGATCGAGTGAATTCTGAACAGCCCGGTCAAATTACTATTGTGACTCAGGTAACGGAAAATAGATTTCTTCAGATTCAGATTCGGGATAATGGCCCTGGTATTGATGAAACGACTCAAGATCGCCTTTTTGATCCGTTTTTCACAACTAAACCAGTGGGTAAAGGAACGGGTTTAGGATTGTCTATTAGCTATCAAATTGTGGTTAATCAACATAAAGGACAGCTATATTATCAGTCTCAGTTGGGAGAAGGGACAGCATTTATAATTGAGATTCCTTGTACACAGCAGATGTTAATCAGTAATCCGTCATGA
- a CDS encoding DUF1824 family protein translates to MIWLAVLLSLSIVSLSLSLETQAALKYLQVFSVQPESVDLSVPEQRQQLRSQLIQITSLADHHNFGVCADQGTEGFTALAHYLSALGYPVPFNLVQLPAIDEPVYIKFNGQTLAHYHDSYTGDYRGVLISCLSSDYDQLNGTFGYFPLNLFDDHVIVTQS, encoded by the coding sequence ATGATATGGCTTGCAGTTCTATTATCCTTATCCATTGTGTCGTTATCTTTGAGTCTTGAAACCCAAGCTGCTCTGAAATATCTTCAGGTGTTTAGCGTGCAACCGGAGTCTGTGGATCTGAGTGTACCAGAGCAACGGCAGCAACTGCGATCGCAGTTAATCCAGATTACAAGTCTAGCCGATCATCATAATTTTGGGGTTTGTGCCGATCAAGGGACGGAAGGGTTTACCGCTCTTGCCCATTATTTGAGCGCTTTGGGCTATCCGGTTCCCTTTAATCTGGTGCAGCTACCAGCAATCGATGAACCAGTTTATATTAAATTCAATGGCCAGACCTTAGCCCATTATCACGATAGTTATACTGGAGATTATCGGGGCGTTTTGATTTCTTGTTTATCTTCTGACTACGATCAACTCAATGGAACCTTTGGATATTTCCCTTTAAATCTATTTGACGATCATGTAATCGTTACTCAGTCTTAA
- a CDS encoding phosphate/phosphite/phosphonate ABC transporter substrate-binding protein — translation MFFIRKRVNRMSIWAIALSILTAACSAPNPTGSADLNSDSSVAEVKELYIAVIPDRSAEIQQEKKQKFAAYLESTLGIPTDFEITPNYETSIQLIVEEKVEMAYLGPFSYIKAKDQNPNIEPLVAHIEKSTGRPGYTGVIVADTSQGIKSLEDLRGKRFGFVSQSSTSGYLVPSAQFQEIGINPEDDFAQIDYAGSHDKNTMALAQGKVDAIAIEEKVYQKAIESGELSSDRYTILWQSDPLPNAPLVIRSTLPDKFKLKVRKALIEAPPGLGLVGGDQASGYTSVQDEDYEPIRRIQETLGLDNSD, via the coding sequence ATGTTTTTTATACGAAAGCGTGTTAATCGGATGTCTATTTGGGCGATCGCTTTATCTATCCTCACTGCGGCCTGCTCTGCACCGAATCCGACAGGCTCTGCCGATCTCAACTCTGATTCATCTGTCGCAGAAGTCAAGGAACTCTACATTGCAGTTATTCCCGATCGCAGTGCAGAAATACAACAGGAAAAAAAGCAGAAATTTGCCGCCTATTTAGAATCTACCCTAGGCATTCCGACGGACTTTGAAATCACTCCAAATTATGAGACTTCCATTCAACTTATCGTTGAAGAAAAGGTAGAAATGGCTTATTTAGGCCCTTTTTCTTATATCAAAGCCAAAGATCAAAATCCTAATATTGAACCCCTCGTTGCCCACATTGAAAAGTCTACTGGCCGCCCTGGGTATACTGGGGTGATTGTGGCCGATACCAGTCAAGGAATTAAAAGTTTAGAGGATTTGCGAGGTAAACGTTTTGGTTTTGTCAGTCAATCTTCAACCTCGGGTTATTTAGTCCCGAGTGCCCAATTTCAAGAGATTGGGATTAATCCAGAGGACGATTTTGCACAGATCGACTATGCGGGAAGTCATGATAAAAATACTATGGCGTTGGCGCAAGGAAAAGTAGATGCGATCGCTATTGAAGAAAAAGTATACCAGAAAGCAATAGAATCAGGGGAATTATCCAGCGATCGCTATACTATCCTCTGGCAATCCGATCCTTTACCCAATGCTCCTCTGGTGATTCGCTCTACCCTTCCAGATAAGTTCAAGCTAAAGGTTCGTAAAGCATTGATTGAAGCACCTCCAGGCTTAGGATTGGTTGGAGGAGATCAAGCTTCTGGCTATACTTCAGTCCAAGATGAAGATTATGAACCCATTCGTCGCATTCAAGAAACCCTAGGATTAGACAACTCAGACTGA